Sequence from the Oncorhynchus clarkii lewisi isolate Uvic-CL-2024 unplaced genomic scaffold, UVic_Ocla_1.0 unplaced_contig_9910_pilon_pilon, whole genome shotgun sequence genome:
cagctgtgtttatcaggagttaaggacccagctgtgtttatcaggagttaaggacccagctgtgtttatcagtatttaaggacccagctgtgtttatcaggagttaaggacccagctgtgtttatcagtatttaaggacccagctgtgtttatcaggagttaaggacccagctgtgtttatcaggagttaaggacccagctgtgtttatcaggagttaaggacccagctgtgtttatcaggagttaaggacccagctgtgttttatcaggagttaaggatccagctgtgtttatcaggagttaaggacccagctgtgtttatcaggagttaaggacccagctgtgtttatcagtatttaaggacccagctgtgtttatcaggagttaaggacccagctgtgtttatcagtggttaaggacccagctgtgtttatcaggagttaaggacccagctgtgtttatcaggagttaaggacccagctgtgtttatcaggagttaaggacccagctgtgtttatcaggagttaaggacccagctgtgtttatcagtggttaaggacccagctgtgtttatcagtatttaaggacccagctgtgtttatcagtatttaaggacccagctgtgtttatcaggagttaaggacccagctgtgtttatcaggagttaaggacccagctgtgtttatcaggagttaaggacccagctgtgtttatcagtggttaaggacccagctgtgtttatcaggagttaagaacccagctgtgtttatcagtggttaaggacccagctgtgtttatcaggagttaaggacccagctgtgttaaTCAGtatttaaggacccagctgtgtttatcagcgGTTAAGGatccagctgtgtttatcaggagttaaggacccagctgtgtttatcagtggttaaggacccagctgtgtttatcaggagttaaggacccagctgtgtttatcagtggttaaggacccagctgtgtttatcagtggttagggacccagctgtgtttatcagtagttaaggacccagctgtgttaaTCAGtatttaaggacccagctgtgtttatcaggagttaaggacccagctgtgtttatcagtggttaaggacccagctgtgtttatcaggagttaaggaACACTGTTTGGTCTTTGTAACTCACACAGAGGAGTAGAACACTGGGGACTTAGATCACCCCTAtccactgtctcctctccctccttcttctcctcgccctctccctcctcctcctcctcctctcccgtgtGGCTGACGAAGATGTCCTTGATGGCGATCAGTTCTTTCTTTATCTCCTCCTGATCCTCCTCTTCCAGGGAGGAGAGGAACGACTGAAcctgagaggggggaggagtgtgaagaggagacagaggagttGGGTTACTTGTATccgtgtgtatatctgtgtgtgtatatctgtgtttgtgctcgtgtgtgtgtgtgggtgtgttttacCTTAGCCTCACTCTCATTGGCCAGTATCTCCAGAGCCTCTAGGTGTGATAGGCCCTGGTAGTCATCAAACAGGATTCCGTAGTGAGCTGTGGGCTCACTGATTGGCTGGCAGCTGAGACgagccctctccttctctttggcATCCTTCAGCATCTGACCAATCCCAACACAGAGATACAACACctcagccaatcacaacacagaGATACAACGCCTCAACCAATCACAACACAGAGAAACAACGCctcagccaatcacaacacagaaatacaacaacacagccaatcacaacacagaGATACAACGCCTCAACCAACCAGAACAcagatacagaacaacacagccaaTCAACAGAGAGATAATGTGGTCATTTTCATCACTTTAAAAACTGAAACCTTATTTTCACCATTGCCCACAGagcatgtgtatctgtgtgtgtgtgtgtgtgtgtgtgtgtgtgtgtgtgtgtgtgtgtgtgtgtgtgtgtgtgtgtgtgtgtgtgtgtgtgtgtgtgtgtgtgtgtgtgtatgtgtgtgtgtgtgtgtgtgtgtgtgtgtacctacctgGCTGAGTGAGACAGTCCTCTGCATTAGTATCTTGGTCTTCCTGAAACCAGGGTCAGTCTCTGCCAGGACCGTCATGGTTCTCTTACCGATGAACTCTAAGGCATCGAGACCTCCACTGATCACTGATTTACCCTGGTGGGGAGGGACGGGGTCACGACAATGTTATCTGTTATCAATTACACTGatcgcacgtgtgtgtgtgtctgtgtgtgtctgtgtctgtgtctgtgtgtgtgtgtgtgtgtgtgtgtgtgtgtgtgtgtgtgtgtatactcacAGCGTGTGTGATGGTAGACAGTACTCCTCTGCttggtggtggagtggtgacCAGGGCTGACTGAGGACagctatcctcctcttcctctcctccctccttcctctcctcctcccacccctctcGCGCCTCCTCTCCTACTGAGGTCCTGTGAAGACGCAGAGCTCCGGCCTTCTCCTTTACTGAAGTTAGACTGTTacctagagagagatgggggagagatgggggagagacagacagacagacagacagacagacagacagacagacagacagacagacagagagagagagagagagaggcagagagagagacagagagagggacagagagaggcagagagagagacagagagagagacagagagacagagagagagagacagagacagagagagacagagacagagagagacagagacagagagaggcagagagagagagagagagacagagagacagagagagagagagacagagagacagagagagagagagagagacagagagagagagagagagagagagagacagagagagagagacagagagacagagagagagagagagagagacagagagagagagacagagagacagagagagagacagagagagagagagagagacagagagagagagagagagagatgggggacggagagagagagagacagagagagagagagagagagaggcagagagagagagacagagggagagagagagagagacagagagagagagacagacagacagacagacaggcagacagagagagagagaggcagagagagagagacagagagagagagagagacagagagagagagacagacagacagacagacagacagacagacagacagacagacagacagagagagagagagagagaggcagagagagagacagagagagggacagaaagaggcagagagagatgggggagagagagaggccgagagagacagagacagagatagacagataaGTATTGCTGTGTTCACAGGGGAACAATGGTTGTAAAGAGTGACATCACTAAACACATTTGGAACACAACCCCTATTAACTAATAAAAGGTTGGTTCAGACATCAACCCCTATTAACTAATAAAAGGTTGGTTCAGACATCAACCCCTATTAACTAATAAAAGGTTGGTTCAGACATCAACCCCTATTAACTAATCTAAGGTTGGTTCATTAGACATCAACCCCTATTAACTATATAAAAGGTTGGTTCAGACATCATTTGTGGggcataaatgtgtgtgtgtgtgtgtgtgtgtgtgtgtgtgtgtgtgtgtgtgtgtgtgtgtgtgtgtgtgtgtgtgtgtgtgtgtgtgtgtgtgtggagacttACCCACAGTAGACGTGGCACTGGTCAGTAGAGACTTCCCCCAGGAGCCCCATCCACCCCAACCTTTCCCCTTGACCTGAAGagagtcctacacacacacacacaataacgtcaccacaacgacaacaacatgacatcacTATGACGACAGCCAATCAGCCAATCatacctcttcctccccctcggCAGCAGCGGTCTCCGCCTCCAGGCTCACCAATTGGCCACACTCAGTCACCTGATCCTCCACGCCGCCGCCGCCCCCTGATTGGTCAATAGGAGCCTCATCTCTGTCGTCCCTGGTCACGTCCTCTCCTGCCACCTGGTTGGCTGGCTCAGAGACCTCGGAACCCTCTGTGGCCAACGAGGGCTGGGGGATGGGTGTGGGAGGcgggagagctgtgtgtgtgtcttctcctGGGGGGTTGGCGTCGGTGTGggaggggtcagagagaggagcGGGGGGGAATATGGGAGGGTTGGAGTCAGACAtgttcatctggagagagagaaggggggaggagagagagagagaaagagagagagagagagaggggggaggtttaTTTTTAATAGTGACTGATTTATCCCAGTAAAATCTGTGGTGTTTTCATTAGGAACCAAACGGGGCGGGACCTACCTGaagttgtccaatagaaactaatTACAAAAACGCAACTGTTTGGACTAAATGACCACACCCCCAGTATTGCTGAACATTGACGTTTAACATTCAACTGAATGAGCCAGTGAAGATGAGAGAAGCAGAAACACAAGCTGTACTGTCTTCCCCGGTGCGTTCAACAGGAGGCAACGTTTCGTTACGTTCAAGATAGACATATACTATGTAGAACAAACTCTTGCCATTGTAGAATCGCGTCGGCTCTATTCATTAGAATTGCCATCTGCAATTGTTCCCGAAACGTTTTCCAAATGAACATGGCACCGCGACAGTTAGTTGTAAATTCCAATGGTTTTATTACCGCCATCTAGCGGTCACGTCATATCAACGCGACGACCACAGCACTGTTTTCCTTTGGCTTTGACACAGCCAAGCAGAGTGACAGCAAATCTTTCAGTCTCAAAAAAAACATTAATAAATAACTATAATTTGAAATAAAAGTTAAGACACACGTATATCATGTATACTGCGATATGTTTGTGACATataacaaataaataacacaaaTCATTCACCAGGTTTCACTTTTTACAAACACAGATTCTGAAACTATGTCAGTAGCAGGTTACTGTCACTAAGAGGGAAATAGAAAACCCTAATTCAATTACCACGCGGTTCGGTTCGGTTCGGTTCGGTTTGGTATGGTATGTATGTATGGTAAATGACTGTGCATCTCACCGGTTAGTCTCGCTGCTGACAACTCTCTCCGCTAGACGCGCTCCTTCCGCCCCGCCACGTAGACAGGGATGCGCGTGTCGTCCGTCGGTGCCTGTGGGAGGTGACGTCACCCCCCGGGAGCGCGTCAGAGAGGGAAGAGTTCGGGAGCGAGAGGTCCAACTCGGCGGAAAAACgtgtctccctccagcaggtggcgttttAGTCGTTGTTTCACCCATCAGGCAAGTCGTTTTTTCTGTGTGGACGTCAATAAGAGTGTCGAATTTAATCAACAACGACAAAACAAAATGGTTGATTTGCTACGTgacgtttctttttttaattATATAATGTAAGTTTCGTAATGCTTTAAGTTGTTACGAATGTACCGGTATAAGTAGGACACGTTTacatcccggcaactttgagaaTAAACACTTTATATAACGGAGTTGTCTAGAGACGGTAAAGCATATTCATGATATGAGGCTAGggcgtctctcaattcaaaatcatttcaattcaaggggcattattgtcatgggaaacatatgttaaacattgtcaaagcaagtgaagtagataataaacaaaagtgatataagcaataaaaattaacagtaaacattaccctcacaaaataataaagacaattCCAATACCTAAGTTCCCAGATAGTTTGAACGCACTGATCATAGCTCACATAAAAGCGCTTGATTTCTGCAACACGTCATGCCgcggctcgttggtctaggggtatgattctcgcttagggtgcgagaggtcccgggttcaaatcccggacgagCCCTCGTTTTCGAAAGTGCCTATTTTTGTGTTAGTTTATTGTCACAGTGTCAATGAGATGTCGTGAAAAATGTATGTTGTCAAAATGATATAACCATCTAGTGTCACTACATAACACCAGCACACTCCCTTACGTCTCTTAACACAATGCAGTTCGAAAAGATATAAGCTATTTACCAAatagactaaagtaaaaaattataaaacattattgttattttattgtgtttctttttataattattttacgttagtttatttggtaaatattttcttaactcttctcgaactgcgctgttggtttaagggcttgtcagtaaacatttcacggtaaagttcAACAAgtcttgttgtattcggcgcatgtgactaataaagttcgatttgatttgaaaacgTATCACGTTCCACTGCCTACATTATCTACATAATATAtatccaatatatatatatattttttaaacgcgTCGTATCTCTTAATGTCTAAATGCAGAAaaaaaaggggagaaacacaCCGATATGAAACGTGTATCAATATATATGTTTATTGTGATTCGGATATTTGTGTTTGTAAAACATGACGCAACATTTGCTGTACAGAATAATGAGTTCACAGTTTGATATAGAAGGGTCAGAAGGCACACACTCCCATTTGAATGGACAACCCCGCATAGAATACAAGATAGAGTTGAATACAGATTCACAAccttatatataaaaaaaaaaatgttttatataattcattgatttaaaaaaaaaaaaaaaacataaaattatTTATCATCATGCTTTATAAAATACCTTTAATTGCCCATTTCAGTCTAATAATCATTTATAAAATATATTACAACAATTCATCATCATATTACATCTGCATAGTTAAAAAACCAAACGCAAACCAAACGTGTGTGTATATAATCCTGCTATTAAATGAAAAAACAGATTACATTAATCCCAAAACAGTGATATTGGGTCAGTCTGATGTTTCCCTCTCCTCAGGGTTAAAGGTTAAGGACTGTGGGATGGTAAAACTGACCCCAGATCTGTGACTGTTTCCCTCTCCTCAGGGTTAAGGACTGTGGGATGGTAAACTGACCCTAGATCTGTGACTGTTTCCCCTCTCCTCAGGGTTAAAGGTTAAGGACTGTGGGATGGTAAAACTGACCACAGATCTGTGACTGTTTCCCTCTCCTCAGGGTAATGGTTAAGGACTGTGGGATGGTaaaactgatcccagatctgtgactTGTAACTTGAACTGAGTTTAATAATGTGTCAATCAATACATCAACGCATCATTCAACCAACCAACAAATGATTGATGGAATAATGAATGGATTTGAATGAGAATGTGCTGGTTGTCTGGTTCTGTGAATGGTTTTAAAGTGCTCTCTAGTTTTCTTTACTCTGCAGGCTCACTAGTCTCCACTAGActctctggtctcctctggtcccctctagtcccctctagtcccctctagtcccctctggtctcccctggtctcctctagtctcctctggCCTCCTCTagcctcctctagtctcctctagtctcacTATATAGACTATGTACAATACAGTCTGGCCACCAGAATGTAACTTTCATGAGCAGTAAGTTTATatagctgcgtttacacaggcagcccaattctgatctttcgCCCAATTATTGGCCAAAGAgcagatctgattggtcaaaagacgaATTAGTGGggggaaaaatatcagaattgagaATCAAACCTGCCAAGGTGGCCACCCATTGGGGTTTgagtcttgttgttgttgttgagttttGTAAAGCAGGAAGTCACCAAACCTGCCAAGATGGCCACCCATTGGGGTTTgagtcttgttgttgttgttgagttttGTAAAGCAGGAAGTCACCCTGCTTCCTGCCgtatatgatgatgtcatatCGCCGAGTCCACTTTCAACCGGCTCAATGGAAGTATTTTACttacagaacaacaacaacaacaacaacaacaacaacaattataATAAGAATAAAAAATAATCAAACAGAATAATGATCATGATAATGCCCCAGGATAATAAAAAGAGTTTGTTTCACATTTCTAGAATCAAAGACAACAAGCCTTTGCCTTGTAATGGTTGGGAACCCCCACAGCCGTTCCACCCCCTCTACCAGAGCCTGCTGTTGACCTGTGGTTAGGAACCCCCACAGCCGTTCCACCCCTCTACCAGAGCCTGCTGTTGACCTGTGGTTAGGAACCCCCACAGCCGTTCTACCCCCTCTACCAGAGCCTGCTGTTGACCTGTGGTTAGGAACCCCCACAGCCGTTCCACCCCCTCTACCAGAGCCTGCTGTTGACCTGTGGTTAGGAACCCCCACAGCCGTTCCACCCCCTCTACCAGAGCCTGCTGTTGACCTGTGGTTAGGAACCCCCACAGCCGTTCCACCCCCTCTACCAGAGCCCGCTGTTGACCTGTGGTTAGGAAGCCCCACAGCCCTTCCACCCCCTCTACCAGAGCCCGCTGTTGACCTGTGGTTGGGAACCCCCATAGCCCTTCCACCCCCTCTACCAGAGCCCGCTGTTGACCTGTGGTTGGGAACCCCCACAGCCGTTCCACCCCCTCTACCAGAGCCTGCTGTTGACCTGTGGTTAGGAACCCCCACAGCCCTTCTACCAGATCCTGCTGTTGACCTGTGGTTGGGAACCCCCACAACCCTTCTACCCCCTCTACCAGAGCCTGCTGTTGACCTGTGACTCCACTCATGTGACTAGAGTCAGTACAGGctgttgagctgtgtgtgtgtgtgtgtgtccactgagtactgagcagCAGGTAGTCCCCTCcgtccagcagagggagccactCAGTCCACGTTGACTCTAATCTCAGGTCAGCCGTTAACAaacgtttctctccctctctctctctctatatatatatatggtgaaACATCTGTCTAATCGTTGTATCTGTGGTGCTGTATCCATAATGTATTCATAGAGGTACAAAGGAACTCTCTGGAAGGATTAGAACCcgttttttgtaatttttttagcATGGACATCGAggacttccaccattttaaagtagtcaaactGGGTAGGGAATCCTTATGGGGTTTGAGAGCGATCCGCCTTATGAGCaaatgtcttcttcttcttcaaatAGGTTGTTACGGTTTGTTAATGGCATGGAGCCATATCaccgccatctagtggccacaatAAACGTAAGACTAAATGTGGTTCAGGACTCCGGCACTGCAGATGGCGCTAAAATCACAAATATCTgctctaaaaaatatatatatatatatatatatattcaaaaaaTGTATCACTTTAAAATGGCGATCATTGGCGCTGCCCATGCCGTCACAGACGTCGTACAAAGTTGAGTCCTCGTTCTAGCTCTATGGTTAagacctctgtctatctctatggttaagacctctgtctatctctatggttaagacctctgtctatctctatggttaagacctctgtctatctctatggttaagacctctgtctatctctatggttaagacctctgtctatctctatggttaagacctctgtctatctctatggttaagacctctgtctatctctatggttAAGACCTCTGTCTATCTATATGGTTAAGACCTCTGTCTAGCTCTATGGTTAagacctctgtctatctctatggttAAGGTCAAgatgtctgtctatctctatggttAAGGTcaagatgtctgtctctctctatggttaaggttaagatgtctgtctctctctatggttAAGGTcaagatgtctgtctctctctatggttaaggttaagatgtctgtctctctctatggttaaggttaagatgtctgtctctctctatggttAAGGTcaagatgtctgtctctctctatggttAAGGTcaagatgtctgtctctctctatggttAAGGTCAAGATGTCTGGAGGtttagctgatcctagatctgggcCTACGAACACCATCCGCCTTCAGCACTGGGAGACAATGGCGAGCACTGGGAGACAACGGCGAGCACTGGGAGACAACGGCGAGTACTGGGAGACAACGGCGAGCACTGGGAGACAACGGGGAGCTCTGGTActaaggagtggagaggaagaggacggctgattggctgactgaatAAAGTGATAGACAGATAGAGGATGTGTAAGTCCCCGGGTCTCTCGCTGTCCAACGGTCCTGTCTTGGGGTCCTGTATGGACCAACTACCCAACGGGCTGCGTTCGCCTTGTGTGTCGAACAGACGTTTCACAGCCGTTGCGTTGCGTTGCCGTTCAGACCAGCAGG
This genomic interval carries:
- the LOC139394575 gene encoding protein NOXP20 isoform X1 translates to MNMSDSNPPIFPPAPLSDPSHTDANPPGEDTHTALPPPTPIPQPSLATEGSEVSEPANQVAGEDVTRDDRDEAPIDQSGGGGGVEDQVTECGQLVSLEAETAAAEGEEEDSLQVKGKGWGGWGSWGKSLLTSATSTVGNSLTSVKEKAGALRLHRTSVGEEAREGWEEERKEGGEEEEDSCPQSALVTTPPPSRGVLSTITHAGKSVISGGLDALEFIGKRTMTVLAETDPGFRKTKILMQRTVSLSQMLKDAKEKERARLSCQPISEPTAHYGILFDDYQGLSHLEALEILANESEAKVQSFLSSLEEEDQEEIKKELIAIKDIFVSHTGEEEEEEGEGEEKKEGEETVDRGDLSPQCSTPLSADGEEFVSVLTELLFELHVAATPDKLNKARMRAHDWVREVEKPVVVTETIGGATEEEQRGEPETREGEEEKKEGEELEEKKEEELKEEKEEEELKEKKEGEEIKENEEERRSRSVEAVYLCSVGSLAEVTARSIEQLHKVAELILHGQDLEKPARDQAHILTRLTCAMCREVGCLARKFSDTLLTVGVQRKAEELNPLVDSVLLEGSNSTTYIQNAFQLLLPVLQMSHIQTHSSRTRTEPQP
- the LOC139394575 gene encoding protein NOXP20 isoform X2: MNMSDSNPPIFPPAPLSDPSHTDANPPGEDTHTALPPPTPIPQPSLATEGSEVSEPANQVAGEDVTRDDRDEAPIDQSGGGGGVEDQVTECGQLVSLEAETAAAEGEEEDSLQVKGKGWGGWGSWGKSLLTSATSTVGNSLTSVKEKAGALRLHRTSVGEEAREGWEEERKEGGEEEEDSCPQSALVTTPPPSRGVLSTITHAGKSVISGGLDALEFIGKRTMTVLAETDPGFRKTKILMQRTVSLSQMLKDAKEKERARLSCQPISEPTAHYGILFDDYQGLSHLEALEILANESEAKVQSFLSSLEEEDQEEIKKELIAIKDIFVSHTGEEEEEEGEGEEKKEGEETVDRGDLSPQCSTPLSDGEEFVSVLTELLFELHVAATPDKLNKARMRAHDWVREVEKPVVVTETIGGATEEEQRGEPETREGEEEKKEGEELEEKKEEELKEEKEEEELKEKKEGEEIKENEEERRSRSVEAVYLCSVGSLAEVTARSIEQLHKVAELILHGQDLEKPARDQAHILTRLTCAMCREVGCLARKFSDTLLTVGVQRKAEELNPLVDSVLLEGSNSTTYIQNAFQLLLPVLQMSHIQTHSSRTRTEPQP